Part of the Zingiber officinale cultivar Zhangliang chromosome 6A, Zo_v1.1, whole genome shotgun sequence genome, agctgctgctcgagactGTCTTTTATAGcctgtggagggcgccctcaacagcataGAGGGCCCCCTCATCCGCGCCAAATCTGCAGCGTGAATGAGCTCCAACCCAGTCACAACCTATccgcttgagggtgccctcaacctccatgagggcgccctcgcgccagtgtccagggtgccctcaagctccatgaaggcccTCTCGCGCCTTGCTGCGAGGTTGCTTCTTTATGTTACTTGAGGCAAATACTCCAattcacttcctgcaaaatacgttagtacAACATACCGTGTAGAACAAAGTTAGGACATAATAAGACATaaaatttgacagtcatcgggctgtccggttctgactttggatttccgaccggaaaccctaggtcgaaccgacacctactgttccctcaccggggaacgcgtcctcacctactccactcaggagagtttacctgttgctagttgaTCCAccagaccaactagacttttgctcagtacccgaggctccaggactttccgctggacgtccgctccatgacccgcccaatctttcacctagttcgtgacaccaggactttccacctaaagtcctcgactctaggacttttgcccgaagatctcgacccgccaagacttcccgcttaaggttaccaccccctaggacctagggttacctccccctagggttttccacctgcctaaccgcagttaggattttTGTCTATGTACacataggactttcctgcaagctcattcaaacacgttagatgacaaataaccttaattttgaaccatttgccattatcaaaacttacaTTTGATCGTCGGATATTTTTCGCACCAACAGTTTAGAGGTGCCCTCACACCTcttgataaaggcaaaggaagCCGGAAGGGCCCTTGCGCCTTTAACACGGAGAGTTGTCAGATAACCATTGTAACGACCGTTATAAAGTGGATAAACTTCTTTCCTCTTGGAGACGTCTTAGAACCCCTTGAAGGCCCCTCAAAGCAACGATAACTTTTTCTAGGAGGCTATAAAAAATTCCCTAGTGCTAGGAATTCCCTAGCTATTTTTAAGCTTTCAAAGTGTGTAAGAGATTTCtccgccttcaatgaaggagatttttataGTTTCTcacttaccttggattaacaaccatgtaggttataaccaagtaattcttatGTCCATTtacttattttatgcattttgttttgattgtATAATTAATATTGTGCCCTTACTAAGTTTGAAAAACAAGTGATTTCTAACTTTCTTTTCAGACTATTCACCCCCTATAACTAGTCTAACGTGGACAACAGAAAAGGGATTAGAATGCTGGCCATGGGGGTTTCAACAAAAGGGTGGGGGTGACTCAACTTCTCCTTGGTTGAAATCATTTCAGGGTTGTCCATTGATCATCCCCAATTCAATGGATAAAAGAGAGTATATGTTAAGCGAGATTATAAAATACTCTATCTTAAAAGGATAGATATTTGTGCTATGAGTCGTATTGGAATACCTATTAATGTAATAGAAGAAGAGTGAAAaagtatgtttttttatttttttacacatATACGGATCTAATTTCTTTTAATTAGTAGTTGATCTAAGAATATTAGGATGAGCCGTCCACTATGAgtatttttgatttatttgattggaCGGTGAAAAATTTATGTAATATTGTATAGAATACTTATAGATGTAATCATCAATTAGATATCTAgttcaactaaaaaaaaaaacttcgagTGAAGAAGAGTGAGAAAGTTactgaattattatttttaattaccaTATCCAATATTTGAAGTTATTAATCTTGGAATGATAGAACCGCCCTATAAGTTGCATTCAATAACCGTCAAAATAAATAGGGGCAAATCGTCACACAGTCAACATCCTAGAATTATCTTCCCACGGGAAGAAATGCATTCCGCAGTGCACCGTAGATTCTGATCAACCCATGGATAATTAACTGCAGAAGCGGTGTTTAAGCGAGAAGAGAGTTAACTACTCATTATTTAGCCAAGGAATGCTTGCTTCGAAGAGTGTGCACATTGTAAGCCAAAAGGCATAAGAGTTTCTTCATTCAAGAGTCTCATAGCATCATGACTCCTCTCTGGTCAACCACCCACAGGACCATCCCTAGCTACAAACCCTAATCATATCACACACCATCACAAACATATAAACCTCTCTACTCGATTCTCCTTCCTTCTTTTGGCTACCACTAAACTTTGTAGGGGCACCTTTTCGCCATGCGCAGTTCAATCAGGAGACGAACTCGGAATGTAATTGATGCATCATATAGACTCAATGATGTGTGGAATCTGAAACCCAATTCACGCCTGATCAAGAGGCATTGAGGTGGAGCAGAGCAGCGTGGGGACATGAATGATAGATAAAATaggatagatagatagatagcaCATTGAACGGGTAGATGAGCCTCTGTTACAGGCCCAAGAGGACGTAGTAGAGGAGGGTGACGGGCAAAGACACGAGCATGCCGAAGATCACTCTGTAGATGAGACGATATGTAGCTAGTTAATGTCGCCTAAATACTACAGTTGATCACAGAGGATCGAAGTAGAGAACATACCCGGTGCTCAGGATGTCAGGGTGAAGACCATACTCCCTCGCGAACACAAACGGCACGATTCCTTGAGGAAGAGCTGCCTGAATAATTTTAATTCATGCGATTTGATTAGAAAGGGCCAATGGCCGTTTTCAGTTTACTGAGCAGCAATTGCAGGGGGCGAACGGACCTGGACGATGGCCGTATGAAGTTTTACTCCTCTCAGCTTCACTGCCATGGAGGCCGCTGACATCACCATGGGCCCACTAAGAAAGCGGATGGACATGCTAATGGCTGCCATCTTTGGTCCACAAGCGATGATCCTTGGCTGCAGCGCCATGAACAGCCCTGTAATGGAGCAGAGCAGCATTTTTGTTCTGTGAATTACGGTAACCATCATTTTCATCTTCTTAAAGATCGAGCTTGACTACCTAGACTAAACATGGCCATTCCCAACCCTGCGTCCGAGATTATCTTGATGGATTCCTTCACCAGAATTGGCATGTCTAAATTCCATCTGAAGATTTCTGAATCttagtgaaaaaaaaaagagaaccgaatatttgaggaaaaaaaaagggGGCTTACTTGAATGATATGAGCGACCAGAGGAGGCCCAAAACGCTGGAGTAAGTGTTGGGATTGCGGGAGAGTTTGCGGCCGACCATGGTAAGAATGAGCCTCACCATGACCCGAGTGGCGGGCATCTCTTGATCTTGGTCGTATTCGATGGCCATTTGCTCGTCTTCTTTGCGCTCCACAAACTTCGCAGTGCTCCTGAAGCTCAAATCCTTTTCCTCTGCATTGGTAATGGAAAAATTAGTAGCGATAGCAGTGGAATGGAGCAGAGGAGCTCTGCTTGCCGTTCTAAGCTCGGCGCGTCGTCCAAGAATGTGAGAGTGATGGTTCTTTAGTGTAGTTTGTTGAGAGGAAGCACAAGGAGACAAATGGAGCAGGGCCACGGGGGCAGTGCGCGATGCTCTGCTTGCTTGCTTTGTCGTCGATGGCGATGAAGGAAAGTCCAAAGAGAAACCTGACAAGAATGGTTTTCTTGTGTGTACTTACCTCCAACATCCTTGTCTCCTTGTCCGCCATCGGGCCACACCAACGAAGGCGCTGGGGACTGGTTCCAGGTTGGCCTGCACGCCGGCGAGCGTGCCCACGCCGGCGTGCCGACGACTTCGGTTTCGTTAAAGTTGGAGGCCCGCGGCGTGGGCTGGAGGGAGTACGCGTCTGAGGAGGCGTAGCCCGAGGGGTAAGGGCTGGCAGAGCGGTAGCCGAATGTGATGTCCCGCACTGTGAGTTGCTGCTCTGCCGGCGGAGCCGGTCGCACCGGCGTGTTGACCGAGTAAATCTCCGCTCCGGAGATGTTGGACAGGCGGCGGGGCGTGATGCCGAGGGAGGAGGAGATGGCAGAACCCGGAGCCGATGAGGTGGAGCGCCGAATGCGGACGCGAATGCGCCCCTCCGCGTCGATCTCCGACTCGGCCTGGAGCGGATCGCGCCCGTCCAGGGAGATGATGTCGCCGTCGATCTCAAACTTGGTTATCGCCGCCGCCCCCGCGCCTGGGAACTGGTCTTGAATCATCAGCGTCGCCGCGCGGTATTCGAAGAGGAATAGCAAGAGCGTGTACCAAATTATGCACTGAAGCACGACGAGCTGCACCATGAGGCTCTGCGTAAAATCCCCGTACATGGCGCGGAGGAGAGGAATGCCCATGACGAGAGTATTAGGCAGCGTGCCAACGGAGAACAAGGTGATGACCCAGtcaaggcggcggcggcggcgtcgaCTGGAGCTGCAAGCTGCGGCGGAGAAGGAGGCccagagaaagaggaggaagaggacgaAGAGCTTGGAGAGGGTGTCGGCGAGGAGAAAACGGAAGTCCATCTGAAAAGGGTTGTTTTGGGCGATGAAGTGGAAGGAGAGGACCGGAACCGCGAAGGTGGCGACGAAGCGGTTCACGCCGGAGCATTGCTCCGGCGTGAAGATCTTCCACCACTTGACGGAACCGTAGGCGAGGAACATGGCGAAGTAGAGCGGGATCATGGCGCACATGACGGCGTAGAAATCCTTCCAAGCAATCATCTCGACCGCCGACGATGGAGGTGAAGGGTTCCCGAGAGGAGTAGTGCTGCGCTAAGGATCCATTGGATGATATATGCATGGAATAGCTaattattcaaaaataataataaataattaaatgatATTTCTCTTTCAAGAATTATAAATTAAACTAGAGGTGAAAACGAGTTCACGCGAGCAATTGTATGACTTCTGACACAGTTTGTCTTTTGCTGCTTGATTCTTGTTAAAATTCGGGGAGCCTTGATCCGAGAATTTAATTCAATTCTATCACAAGAGACCGAGGATATATataaaatgatttattttctttaaatcggACTTTTATTACAGCTGGTCCTACCTTCTCTTAATCCTGGTACTTGTGTTTTCGACTTTTATGAAATAGCAAAAAAGGATTTGAACTTTGTCAAGCCATCGAAGCTCATCATCCCGTTCGAATCATGCTCCAATTTTATAGCTTTACCTTTACTTTCATTCTTTCCTtcattccttccttccttccttcttgcGTTAATGATCGAGCAACGCGCGCTCGATTGCAAATaacaaaaagagaagagagagagggggaaaaaacaaatgtgaaataattgCGCGACATCCTCCATGAGTTGTTGCTGCTTTGATAGTAACAAAAGGCAGCACAAACAAAAAGTTCGGCGAGTAGCTAGGCAATAAATCGAACGAAAAAGCTGCATGCAGAGAGAGATAgacatagagagagagagaggggggagcAGCGTCGATCGGAGGGCGGAGGAGATTCCGGGCAGGGGGAGTAGTAGGTCAATTCGAGGGGTGATCGAGGATGACGTCGTCGGTCTGGCGGGTCGTCTAAGAATGTCGGATGCGCGTTAGTcggaaggaggaggaggtggagttAGAGATAGCCGTGGGATGGCATGGGCATCGGGCGGCGAGAGCGGAGGCGCGGGAAGCGTGCAGAAGGAGACGAGGGAGGGGGGCGGTTGTCGGGGGCAGCTGGAAAAGCCGACGCCATTTATTCCCAGCTTTAGTTCTCTCTCACTCCCCTTCCTTGGCCTGGCTAGCCCCTCAAAACCAACGCAGGTAGGCAAGCAGGCAGGCAGGCAGCCAGGCAGCACCGCAGCAGCTACGTACAGGCAGCAGTCAAACTCGGGAGGGGGGCTCATCTGTCCcctctttccttctcctttcactTTCCTTTCCCTCTTTATTACGTTTTCGCTCTTGTTTTCTCTGTCGATTaatcagaagaaaaaaaaacgacTGCGAAAGATTCCTCTGTTCTCTGCTCCAAAACAACAAGAACAGTTGCTATCTCCGTGTACATGCATGCTATTATAATGTTTAAAGAACCACTTCCCTCGTGCAGCGACGTTAGATCCTGATGCCAATTTCCCATCACTGTGAGAATACTGGTAGATCCTCGGTCGCATTCGCATTCCTTCCGGCTCTAGATAGATTTTTACTGAATACTGATGCCGAGTTTTACTTTCAACTTCAAGTGATCATCCATTAGTGATGATGAACAGCAACAGATTATCCAGGAGCGCCTCACTGTTCCTTCGATCTCTATTGTTAACACAATCTGTTGAAGTGCAGAGATTAGGGTGGATAAGAACACAATGTGATAGTTGATCCCATAGCTAATATTGTGCAAACACTAGAATGTCAAAAAACGGAATATAATGGGTTGAGATAATTGGGCCGAATGTCTAGTATCGGGCCATGAACTTTTTGCTCCAAGCTAAAACAGCCCAAAAGTTGGTTGCTTGTTATAAAGGTTGGATAGTTCTCTTTAATGGACTTTAAAACGGCAAGAAATAGGAGGGAACTAAGCCCATTGATACTGTGATGTTTAGGGCTGTAAATAGCAGAGTCGGGGTCCAGCTTTAGGATGTTAAATTTTGTTTGACAAGATAATCAAATTAAGTCgagttaagtttaaaatgaaccaaatttttgaaatgattattcTTGCTtagctttatttattttttataagtttgaACTTGTTTGATATTTAACTTGAACTTAGTTAGTTTAGATATTATTAAGCTCTTAATACAAACTTGACTTGAGTTTGgtttatttagatattatcaaactcttaattcaagtttatttgattatttgaaacttttacttgtttgattggttattaaatttggtaattcaaatttatttatttatttattatttatttagtatattgataagaattttattaacGAACAtggtttgtgaacattgttcatgaacgttattcatgaacattgttcattgatgtgcgtagatcttatgatcatttatgcatgttttgacacacGCTCACTTACTTTATTCATGTGTATTCTATGCATGCCcacctctcttagcatatattcagcataaatactcttttgttcggagatatgctgtttgtttggttttgtgttgacagggacaactttcggagcaaaaacagcgattgtcgacgcaccggaacAACGTAGAgacgcacgaccgtgtggccaaatagAAGAAGAGCAGTGCACGACCGTGTAACTCTTGCATGGCCGTGCGGCCAAACAGAGACGGAtccttgcatggtcgtgcaattctgcacggccgtgccccccACGATCGTAGCCAAGCAATGCATGGCCGTGCAATCCTACACGACTGTGTCCTAGAAGTCGAgccccagatccacacggccagagATAAAAGAAGGCACGGTCGTGCAGATCTCGCATGGTcgtgccactcaacccgaagggagAAGCCAGTTGGCCATGCGGATCTCGCACGACCGTGGCACGGGTCGTGCGACGCCCGTACCCTAACTTAtataagggtcaagaaccctattcttggggcatctttggttcgggacttcgttcctctccttgggaaagggttttccccttcgggggaaaccctagagcttcatccaccgtcatctcttgacgttccgtccatctccaaagcaaggaggcatccccaagacatcggaaacctcagcaagcatctcttcttccccttcttctcacatcaagggttgtaagtatgctttactttatgttttggggttgttcttccctcacaatgaaGTAGATATCcacttctaggattaggaagtatttgtaatgtgatggagatgtagaactatgtagattcgtcatatttctattcaatgacttgttaatactttgttcatgcttgatgaatttatatttctttgcacgctttgttgattgatgtggaggatcgTTAATCACACAAAGGGGATGCCTTAGAGCATATTGACCAAGGtatcctagtgacaggggtaaccctttctggGCGTCTAtgacgttcccttaaaaggagaaacaatcccttaggaattgctgctctcgtagaaagagtgctctagatcgtatacccgaggggccctagtgacaagggtaatccgttcacggacgtctaggacattctcttgaaaggagaggcaattcctccataaggaactAGGAAACTGTACCAAATCTCTtcctttatccttattgttatttactagacatgtattccTATGATCTGCCGAGGCACCatcgtgacaggggttaaccgttacaggatttcacaggaatcgtttctattcgatacttagggatattgaccaatttaacttcctacaagaacatggacatagagggtagaaactaagcaatatATGTAATATCTCTTAGCATTATAATGAacccgaaatcctagaatccatctcccaaagctcattccctccaagatcaatgctctctctctcctctctcttcgtctcaaccttctttccctctctttaatcacactcGCTAGTTCGTAAGCGTCAAAaccaactttcgaccgtctagataacttactttgtgacatctctagtgcctaatcaacagtctttgtggttcgacaatcttatatattactgacgatgaatccgtgtACTTGCGGAATTATAACattcacgaacattaacgagctgaacacatatgtgttcaagcttgtttatttggTTTAGCAAGTTGTTTAAACTTGTTTATGTAATTGATCTTGTATATATTAAATGAACATATATAAGCTCTTACAAAATCGAAcaccaagtttgttcatgaaTATTTAGTTCATTTATAACTCTAGTCATATTTAGGGTTGCAAATGAATTTGTGAC contains:
- the LOC121997008 gene encoding auxin efflux carrier component 6-like, whose amino-acid sequence is MIAWKDFYAVMCAMIPLYFAMFLAYGSVKWWKIFTPEQCSGVNRFVATFAVPVLSFHFIAQNNPFQMDFRFLLADTLSKLFVLFLLFLWASFSAAACSSSRRRRRRLDWVITLFSVGTLPNTLVMGIPLLRAMYGDFTQSLMVQLVVLQCIIWYTLLLFLFEYRAATLMIQDQFPGAGAAAITKFEIDGDIISLDGRDPLQAESEIDAEGRIRVRIRRSTSSAPGSAISSSLGITPRRLSNISGAEIYSVNTPVRPAPPAEQQLTVRDITFGYRSASPYPSGYASSDAYSLQPTPRASNFNETEVVGTPAWARSPACRPTWNQSPAPSLVWPDGGQGDKDVGEEKDLSFRSTAKFVERKEDEQMAIEYDQDQEMPATRVMVRLILTMVGRKLSRNPNTYSSVLGLLWSLISFKWNLDMPILVKESIKIISDAGLGMAMFSLGLFMALQPRIIACGPKMAAISMSIRFLSGPMVMSAASMAVKLRGVKLHTAIVQAALPQGIVPFVFAREYGLHPDILSTGVIFGMLVSLPVTLLYYVLLGL